A portion of the Streptomyces sp. YPW6 genome contains these proteins:
- a CDS encoding amino acid ABC transporter permease, translating into MTRTLTRKPSTPEATALYDIPGPVTRRRHLLYGIASTVLIVALFGWIVYLLFDTDQFTAQKWTPFEYKGIQELLLRGLGNTLKAFAYAAVLSLALGAVLAVGRLSEHRALRWISTVLVEFFRAMPVLVMIFFIFVALKVQPLPALVAGLTLYNGSVLAEVFRTGINAVDRGQREAAYALGMRKTQVTTYVLAPQAVRAMLPTIISQLVVALKDTSLGYLITYEEFLHAGKLIASNLDYDLPFIPVVMVISPIYIGMCMLLSWFATWVAERERRNLKTGAVGVAPADPGTLLPGGR; encoded by the coding sequence ATGACCAGGACCCTCACCCGCAAGCCGTCGACGCCCGAGGCCACCGCGCTCTACGACATCCCCGGACCGGTCACCCGCAGACGGCACCTGCTGTACGGGATCGCCTCGACGGTCCTGATCGTGGCGCTGTTCGGCTGGATCGTCTATCTCCTTTTCGACACCGACCAGTTCACCGCGCAGAAGTGGACGCCCTTCGAGTACAAGGGCATTCAGGAACTGCTGCTGCGCGGGCTCGGCAACACCCTCAAGGCCTTCGCGTACGCGGCGGTCCTCTCGCTCGCCCTCGGCGCGGTCCTCGCCGTCGGCCGGCTCTCCGAACACCGGGCGCTGCGCTGGATCTCGACCGTGCTGGTCGAGTTCTTCCGGGCCATGCCGGTGCTCGTGATGATCTTCTTCATCTTCGTGGCGCTGAAGGTCCAGCCGCTGCCCGCCCTCGTCGCGGGGCTGACCCTCTACAACGGCTCGGTCCTCGCCGAGGTGTTCCGCACCGGGATCAACGCCGTGGACCGGGGCCAGCGTGAGGCAGCGTACGCGCTCGGCATGCGCAAGACCCAGGTCACCACCTACGTCCTGGCGCCCCAGGCGGTACGTGCGATGCTGCCGACCATCATCAGCCAGCTGGTGGTCGCGCTGAAGGACACCTCCCTGGGCTATCTGATCACCTACGAGGAGTTCCTCCATGCCGGCAAGCTGATCGCGTCGAATCTCGACTACGATCTTCCCTTCATCCCCGTCGTGATGGTGATCTCACCGATCTACATCGGGATGTGCATGCTGCTCTCGTGGTTCGCCACCTGGGTGGCCGAGCGGGAGCGGCGCAACCTCAAGACGGGAGCGGTCGGGGTGGCCCCGGCCGATCCGGGGACGCTGCTGCCGGGAGGGCGGTAG
- a CDS encoding CocE/NonD family hydrolase: protein MVRPKPALRTTASITTAVALFAGGALVAAPPAAAAPAPLTAPASTAAGDLTFHDIPGSGGITLKGNVFSPAGASTGAAYPLIVFPTSWAMPQIEYLAQAQKLADSGYVVVSYTSRGFWRSGGRIEVAGPPDIADASAVIDWALEHTAADPDRVGMGGVSYGAGISLLAAGHDPRIKAVAALSGWADLIDSIYSGRTQHLQAAALLGGAGLVTGRPSDELTRTLRDFLGSNLDKEPEMIAWGKKRSPLTYLDRINSNGAAIMMGNAWGDTIFPPNQYASFYDKLTGPKRLEFRPGDHATAEATGLLGLPNDTWTSTRRWFDRYLKGERNGIDTEQPVQLASRTGKGYEGYPDWKSVGARKNRIPLDDTKKVWANIDSGANGGISILSNALDQFLKLPPTVSVPLLPRAFASVWQSERYATEQRIRGTAELHTTVTSTKPSGTLVAYLYDVGPLGIGKLVSNAPYTFHGQTPGRPFPIDLELFSTAYDVPAGHRLALVIDTVDPLYIEHNPTGAQLTFSSPGTDPSHLSVPLREK from the coding sequence GTGGTACGTCCGAAACCGGCACTGCGCACCACCGCTTCGATCACCACCGCCGTCGCCCTGTTCGCCGGGGGCGCGCTCGTCGCCGCGCCCCCGGCGGCCGCCGCCCCCGCCCCTCTCACCGCGCCCGCGAGCACGGCGGCCGGGGATCTGACGTTCCACGACATCCCCGGGTCCGGGGGCATCACGCTCAAGGGCAATGTGTTCTCCCCGGCCGGCGCCTCCACCGGAGCCGCATACCCCCTCATCGTCTTCCCGACGAGCTGGGCGATGCCGCAGATCGAGTATCTGGCGCAGGCCCAGAAGCTCGCCGACTCCGGCTATGTCGTGGTGAGTTACACCTCGCGCGGGTTCTGGCGCTCCGGCGGGAGGATCGAGGTGGCGGGCCCGCCGGACATCGCGGACGCCTCCGCCGTCATCGACTGGGCGCTGGAGCACACCGCCGCCGACCCGGACCGCGTCGGCATGGGCGGCGTCTCCTACGGGGCGGGCATCAGCCTGCTGGCGGCCGGGCACGACCCGCGGATCAAGGCGGTCGCCGCACTGAGCGGCTGGGCCGACCTGATCGACTCGATCTACAGCGGGCGCACCCAGCACCTCCAGGCCGCCGCCCTGCTCGGCGGCGCCGGCCTGGTCACCGGCCGGCCCAGCGACGAACTGACCCGGACACTGCGGGACTTCCTCGGGTCCAACCTGGACAAGGAGCCGGAGATGATCGCCTGGGGGAAGAAGCGCTCCCCCCTGACGTACCTGGACCGGATCAACTCCAACGGTGCGGCGATCATGATGGGCAACGCCTGGGGCGACACCATCTTCCCGCCCAACCAGTACGCCTCGTTCTACGACAAGCTCACCGGCCCCAAACGTCTGGAGTTCCGCCCCGGCGACCACGCCACCGCCGAGGCCACCGGTCTGCTCGGGCTGCCCAACGACACCTGGACGAGCACCCGCCGCTGGTTCGACCGCTATCTCAAGGGCGAGCGCAACGGCATCGACACCGAGCAGCCCGTGCAGCTCGCGTCCCGCACCGGCAAGGGGTACGAGGGCTACCCGGACTGGAAGTCGGTCGGCGCACGGAAGAACCGCATCCCGCTGGACGACACCAAGAAGGTGTGGGCCAACATCGACTCCGGTGCGAACGGGGGCATCTCGATCCTGTCCAACGCGCTGGACCAGTTCCTGAAGCTGCCGCCGACGGTCTCCGTGCCGCTGCTGCCGCGGGCGTTCGCGAGCGTCTGGCAGTCGGAGCGGTACGCCACCGAGCAGCGGATCCGGGGGACGGCCGAGCTGCACACCACGGTCACCAGCACGAAGCCGAGCGGCACCCTCGTCGCGTATCTCTACGACGTGGGGCCGCTCGGCATCGGCAAACTGGTCAGCAATGCTCCGTACACCTTCCACGGGCAGACGCCGGGCCGGCCGTTCCCCATCGACCTGGAGCTGTTCTCCACGGCCTACGACGTCCCGGCCGGTCACCGGCTCGCCCTGGTGATCGACACCGTCGATCCGCTGTACATCGAGCACAACCCGACCGGCGCGCAGCTGACCTTCTCCTCACCCGGCACGGACCCGAGTCATCTCTCGGTCCCGCTGCGCGAGAAGTGA
- a CDS encoding glutamate ABC transporter substrate-binding protein yields the protein MLRTRNARTGRAAALVAGLLLAALAAGCGKDGSPPVKGPKAEALPVYRVDTAFELPDSRTWTRAERRGHLIVGAKEDQPYLGEKDPASGIYSGFDIEIARMMAASLGFEPQTIRFRTIASANRETALQNGQIDYYVGTYTINDMRKKLVGFAGPYYMAGQGLLVRTDEDDIHGPQDLAGRTVCSAAGSTPYQRIAADYPEATLVAYDTYSICVDNLLTYQVDAVTTDDAILLGFAAKAPDEMKVVGKPFSQEPYGIGVPRGDNALRNALNDALEANERDGNWKKAYDATLGLSGAPAPAPPPIDRYPAT from the coding sequence ATGTTGCGTACGAGGAACGCGCGTACGGGCAGGGCGGCCGCCCTCGTGGCCGGCCTCCTGCTCGCCGCCCTCGCCGCGGGCTGCGGCAAGGACGGCAGCCCGCCGGTCAAGGGCCCCAAGGCCGAGGCCCTGCCCGTCTACCGGGTCGACACCGCCTTCGAACTGCCCGACTCCCGCACCTGGACCAGGGCCGAGCGGCGCGGCCACCTCATCGTCGGCGCCAAGGAGGACCAGCCCTACCTGGGGGAGAAGGACCCGGCGAGCGGGATCTACTCCGGGTTCGACATCGAGATCGCCCGCATGATGGCGGCCTCGCTCGGCTTCGAACCGCAGACGATCCGCTTCCGCACCATCGCGTCCGCCAACCGCGAGACGGCCCTGCAGAACGGGCAGATCGACTACTACGTGGGCACCTACACCATCAACGACATGCGCAAGAAGCTCGTCGGCTTCGCCGGGCCCTACTACATGGCCGGGCAGGGACTGCTGGTGCGCACCGACGAGGACGACATCCACGGCCCCCAGGACCTGGCGGGCAGGACCGTCTGCTCGGCGGCGGGCTCCACGCCCTACCAGCGGATCGCCGCCGACTACCCGGAGGCGACCCTCGTCGCGTACGACACGTACTCGATCTGCGTCGACAACCTCCTCACCTACCAGGTCGACGCCGTGACCACCGACGACGCGATCCTGCTGGGCTTCGCGGCCAAGGCGCCCGACGAGATGAAGGTCGTCGGCAAACCCTTCTCGCAGGAGCCGTACGGCATCGGTGTACCACGCGGCGACAACGCCCTGCGCAACGCGCTCAACGACGCCCTGGAGGCCAATGAGAGGGACGGCAACTGGAAGAAGGCGTACGACGCGACGCTCGGCCTCTCCGGAGCGCCCGCGCCTGCCCCGCCGCCCATCGACCGCTACCCGGCGACCTGA
- a CDS encoding amino acid ABC transporter permease: MDVLTENFSLYGKGFLGTVELTVYASALALVLGFLMASFRVAPVGSFRVLGTVWVTVLRNTPLTLLFFAVLLGLPRFGLVLPFQLFAVIALGCYTSAFICEVLRSGINTVPKGQGEAARSLGMTFGQTLGTVVLPQAFRSVIPPVGSTLIALAKNSAIAGAFSVTELLGTYKTLNELGYSIIWSFVWIAVGYLIITLTISAVFTVMEKRWGVAR, translated from the coding sequence ATGGACGTACTGACAGAGAACTTCTCCCTCTACGGCAAGGGCTTCCTCGGGACCGTCGAACTGACCGTCTACGCCTCGGCGCTGGCGCTCGTCCTCGGCTTCCTGATGGCCTCCTTCCGGGTCGCGCCCGTCGGCTCCTTCCGGGTGCTGGGCACGGTCTGGGTCACCGTGCTCCGCAACACCCCGCTGACCCTGCTGTTCTTCGCGGTCCTGCTCGGCCTGCCCCGCTTCGGGCTCGTCCTGCCGTTCCAGCTCTTCGCCGTCATCGCGCTCGGCTGCTACACCTCGGCGTTCATCTGCGAGGTGCTGCGCTCCGGCATCAACACCGTGCCCAAGGGCCAGGGCGAGGCCGCCCGCAGCCTCGGCATGACCTTCGGCCAGACCCTGGGCACCGTGGTCCTGCCGCAGGCGTTCCGGTCGGTCATCCCGCCGGTCGGCTCGACCCTGATCGCACTGGCGAAGAACTCCGCCATCGCCGGGGCGTTCAGCGTCACCGAACTCCTCGGCACCTACAAGACGCTCAACGAGCTGGGCTACAGCATCATCTGGTCCTTCGTCTGGATCGCCGTCGGCTACCTGATCATCACCCTGACCATCAGCGCGGTGTTCACCGTGATGGAGAAGCGCTGGGGGGTCGCACGATGA